One Pseudobutyrivibrio xylanivorans genomic window, ATAGTTAAAAGGTGGATTAGCAAGAATGAAATCTGCCTTAAGTGTAGGATGTAAATCATTAGTAAATGTATCAGCCTGATAAGGTCCAAAGTCTGCATCAATACCACGGATAGCCATATTAATCTTTGCCATTTTCCATGTATCTGCATTTGCTTCCTGACCATATACAGAGATAGATCCTCTGTTTCCAGAATGAGCTTCAATAAACTTTGCACTCTGAACAAACATACCACCTGATCCACAACAGCAATCATATACACGACAGTTTTCAAAAGGTCTAAGAATAGAAACTAATGTCTTAACCACGCTTGATGGCGTATAGAATTCTCCACCACCTACGCCTTCCTTCTCTGCAAACTGCGCGATACAGTATTCATAAGTACGTCCAAGAAGATCTTCACTTGCCTCAGTGTCACTCATATCAATATTGTTAGTAAATATATCTACGACTTCGCCAAGGACTCTCTTATCAAGATCTGGACTCGCATAGTTCTTAGGTAATACATTCTTGAGGACTTTATTATCTGCTTCGATTGCTCGCATAGCATTATCAATTACTGTTCCAATCTCTGGTGTATGAGCAGCTGAAGCGATTGTACTCCATCTTGCTTCTTCCGGAACAAAGAAGACGTTTTCCATAGTATATGCATCAATATCATCTTCAAATCCATCTCCTTCATCGACAAGCTCCTGATATCTCTTATCAAAAGCTGCAGAAATGTATCTAAGGAAAATAAGGCCAATAATAACCTTTCTATATTCTGCTGCGGGGATATGTCCCCATAACACACATGCGGCATCCCACAGTTGTTTCTCAAATCCAATATTTGCATTTGTCTTATCTGCCATTATTTTGTTTCCTCCATATCAATTAATAACTAGTTTACCAAATAATTAGTCTATGTTAGTCTGTTTCAAAAGCATTTTCAAATAAAGAATAGCTAATTTGTTAAGCTTTTCAAGAACAAAGGTAGCATCAACTCTCAAACATTCATAAGTGCATCCTACCAATGGAATCAACGATGAAATAGCAAGAAACAAAGCCTCTTCATGTCCAGTATCTCTTGCTCTCATGTCTATACCATGATGTGTTGTTCCAATATTCATTCTATTACCAAAACATGATGCATGCGTAGCGAGACAAGCGAGTTCATATTCAGTATGCATATTGTTATAGGTAATATTTGAGATTCAATAGTTGTTAGCAGTTCTTTGACTTCATCTAATCTATATTTTTCTGTTATGGTTTGCGACATCACTTTATATCTATCCATCTTTATTAATTATACCTCCACTCCCCAAACCCGCAGTTCTGAGCAGACTTATAAACCGGAAGTACCACTGCCTCCAGTTCCCTTTCAAATCGTTCGTATTCAATATCAGATTCGTATATACGATATCTTAATCTATCATCATTGAAATGTTTCTTTGCGCATTTCTCAAACTCTTTATGCACCACATCATACTCACGCATCATTCTGTACGACTGATACTCTAGCATTGCCAAGCGTTTAAAATAGGTATTCCAGTCTGGCAGATTATTGCTCTTCGAACTATTGATGCTTTTCGTGGTAGGATTCAGGTTCCACATCTCATCATGTGCCACGTACGACCATGGCACAAAATGATCTATAGAAATATCCTTTGAAGTAAGAATGTTCTCGCCATAAATCTCCTTCACTGGCTCTGGAGAAACCGTCAAAATCAGCTTCCAGTATTTCTTAACATCATCCAGCTTTCTTTCCTGCGGTGGATATAGTTTGTCTGCTATGCCAGGCACGTTTGGATTTCTTCTTTGCAGATAGAGAATCATATTATACTCTAGCCAGCCTCGTATTATCTCTTGATTTTTCACGAAATAATTAGCCCAGTCATCCCTCACAATGATTCGTGATGACAGGCCATTAAGCCCCAAGAAGTAATACATAATGTGACTGTGATTATTAATATTTTCCACAAGATTATCTTTTGGAACATCCCAGGCCTTGCCTTTTATTCCTGGCATAAAAGGAGCCTGAAGGCGATAAGGTACATTGAGTATCAATGTCCTCTTCTTTGAAATGATTTCTTTATCTTTTGTTTCTGATAGATACGCTAAAAGGTCGGACTTTTTGATGCTGGATTTAAAGCTAGGATTTTTCTTTTGGATGAGCTTTACAACATCCTCCAGAGTATCCTTTGGCCCTAGGTTCAGACAGTACTCTGTAACCATATACCAAGCATTCGCAATCATATCATCCACAAGCTCTTCGAATGATATTTCATTGGTGCCAGCAATTACCTTTTCAAGAATCGCCTTAAACCAGAAAAATTTGTAGCACTCGCTGGTATTATCAAAAAGTCTACTAAGATATTCTATATGAAGTTCATCAGAATAAGGCAGAACCATCAGCGATTACCCTCCCAATAGATACGATCTTTAAAAGCGCCTCTAGCTTCGCACTTCTCTTTACGAACCCTTTCTAGCTCCTCTAAAGAATAGCCTCTAGCTACACATATAGCATTTAGTACCTCTAGTACATCGGCCATCTCCTCTATAGATTTGTCCGCCTGGTATTCTGCCACTTCCTCATTAAGTTTTATATCTAATTCCTTTAAATATTCCTCAGTGGATAAAGTCCTAATTATTGGGCGCTTCCCATCGTCCTTAATTATCTGAGGAATCTTGTCCCTTACTAATTTTCCCAATATATTTTCCCCTGTGAATTTATTGAGCAAAACGCTAGTAAAATTATAGCATAAAAGCTGGATTTATGCGGCTTATTTTATTCGTCCTCATTCTGTAACTGACTACCCAATCTAACTTTACCCATGATTTTGTCCTCCTGAATAATTATTTCTTTGACATATTCTAATAACATGCTAATATATACTTAACGAATTATATTATATATTTCAGATTGTTAAGGCGGTGATGATATGATATACAACTACATAAAAGATAAATATAAAGAAGGTGAGCCAATCTTCTTCTCAGATATATATGATGGCACCATTTCAAAGCCAGCCCTTACCCAGCAACTATCAACGCTATGCAAAAAGGGGTTGCTTGTTAAGTATGATAATGGCATTTATTATATTCCAAAGAAAACCAGGCTTAAATCAGCAGTTGGACCAACAGCAGATACCGTTGCCAAATATAGGTTTATAGTCAAGAATGGAAAGGTTGATGGATTCTATACTGGAAATACCTTTGCAAATCAGATTGGCATCTCTACTCAGGTTCCTCATGTAGTTGAGAT contains:
- a CDS encoding nucleoside triphosphate pyrophosphohydrolase, which translates into the protein MGKLVRDKIPQIIKDDGKRPIIRTLSTEEYLKELDIKLNEEVAEYQADKSIEEMADVLEVLNAICVARGYSLEELERVRKEKCEARGAFKDRIYWEGNR
- a CDS encoding type I restriction-modification system subunit M, with the protein product MADKTNANIGFEKQLWDAACVLWGHIPAAEYRKVIIGLIFLRYISAAFDKRYQELVDEGDGFEDDIDAYTMENVFFVPEEARWSTIASAAHTPEIGTVIDNAMRAIEADNKVLKNVLPKNYASPDLDKRVLGEVVDIFTNNIDMSDTEASEDLLGRTYEYCIAQFAEKEGVGGGEFYTPSSVVKTLVSILRPFENCRVYDCCCGSGGMFVQSAKFIEAHSGNRGSISVYGQEANADTWKMAKINMAIRGIDADFGPYQADTFTNDLHPTLKADFILANPPFNYHPWNQEKLTDDVRWKYGLPPAGNANYAWIQHMIHHLAPNGKIGLVLANGALSTQTSGEGEIRKNIIEDDLIEGIIAMPTQLFYSVTIPVTLWFISKNKQQKGKTLFIDARNMGHMVDRKHRDFDDEDIQKLADTFEAFQNGTLEDVKGFCKVATTEEIEKQDYILTPGRYVGIEEQEEDGEPFEEKMDRLTSELSEMFAKSHELEDEIRRKLGAIGFDL
- a CDS encoding DUF6088 family protein, whose translation is MIYNYIKDKYKEGEPIFFSDIYDGTISKPALTQQLSTLCKKGLLVKYDNGIYYIPKKTRLKSAVGPTADTVAKYRFIVKNGKVDGFYTGNTFANQIGISTQVPHVVEIVSNNTNSAPRDVIIGNRKFNVKKPLTTITDENVYILQMLYLLSDLDSYLDYDYEEARQCFLKFIESHNIKRSDVDEYIRKFPLTAFKFYYELRLDNVLAQ
- a CDS encoding HNH endonuclease domain-containing protein, which translates into the protein MVLPYSDELHIEYLSRLFDNTSECYKFFWFKAILEKVIAGTNEISFEELVDDMIANAWYMVTEYCLNLGPKDTLEDVVKLIQKKNPSFKSSIKKSDLLAYLSETKDKEIISKKRTLILNVPYRLQAPFMPGIKGKAWDVPKDNLVENINNHSHIMYYFLGLNGLSSRIIVRDDWANYFVKNQEIIRGWLEYNMILYLQRRNPNVPGIADKLYPPQERKLDDVKKYWKLILTVSPEPVKEIYGENILTSKDISIDHFVPWSYVAHDEMWNLNPTTKSINSSKSNNLPDWNTYFKRLAMLEYQSYRMMREYDVVHKEFEKCAKKHFNDDRLRYRIYESDIEYERFERELEAVVLPVYKSAQNCGFGEWRYN